Part of the Halorhabdus utahensis DSM 12940 genome, CGTCGTCCGCTCTCGTAATCCGAAACCACCGATGGCGAAACGTCGAGTTCGGCGGCGAGTTCCGATTGGGCGATCTCGAAGTCCGTCCGCCACTTGCTGATCGTCTCGCCCGGCCGATCACTCGTCGCGATCTCGCCCGCGATCCGATTCGCGAGCCGGTCGCGGTCCGACCCTCTGTCCATACTGGATAGTGCGCGGTCGTCCCCATAAATCCCGTCGAAGTACGCTTCGACAGGCGACGAATTCCGTGCTCGCTTTCGTCGTCGGTCGCGACACAATTCCTATCTTTATCCGGGACGTCGCATGTGTATGCCCTCGACCGTGGTACACCTTGCCCTGGCTGGGCTGATCGCAGCGGCGCTGCTCGGGCATGCGTTCGACTGGCGTGCCCTCGCCATCGTACTCGCGCTGGTGGTGATCCCCGACCTGGATGCCTTCGGTGGTCTCATCGTTCCGGGTGGGCATCGGGCACTGCTTCACACGCTGTTGGTCCCGGTCGGGCTGGCCGCACTGGTCTATTTTGACACCAGCGTTCGGTCGTCGTCCTGGCTCGCCGATCGGCTCGGTGGACACGGCCCCCGGGTCGCCTGGGTCGGAATCCTGGCGATCGGCTTCGCGGGGATCGGCCCGGATCTGTTCGGAGCCGGGGCGAACATTTTCTACCCGGTCCACGATCAGTTCTACGCGTTCAACGGGAAACTCGAACTCTCGACCCAACGCGGTCTCGTCCAGACGTTCGTCGACCTTGCGCCGGACGCGACCGACGGTGGCGGAACCGCGGTCGGCTCGACCCAGGAGGTCCACATCAGCTCCGGTGTCGATCCGGTACGCGGCCCGGAACCTGCAACCGTCGATCGCGTCTTCCCGATCGCACGGTCGGGTACCAAACTGCTGCTCGTGCTCACCAGTATCGTTGTCGTCGGGATACGGCTGGTCGAAACTCGGCTGGCTGAAACCGATCCCGCGAAGTGATCGCGGTCGCCGAAACCCGACCAGCCGCATGATCTCAATCGCCGAAATCCTGCCAGCGTGTCAGCCGAATGGCGAGGAGCACGAAGACGACGGCCATCCCGCCCAACATGGCGAACGCTGGCCACACGCCCTCGGTGGTTTCGACGATCATGAGCTGGCGGAGTCCGCGATGGAACTGATAGAGCGGCATGAGCCGGCCGATCGTCTGTAACGTCTCGGGCATGATGTCGATCTCCCAGAAGACGCCCGAGAGGAACATCATCGGGAACGCGATCGACCCGCCGAGACTGCTGGCTGCGTCAGGGTTCGGCAGGAGGCTTCCGAGGGTCATTCCGAGCGCCGAAAACGCGATCGCCCCGAGCAAGACGAGCGCGATCGAGAGCGGCCCGGGAATCACGGTCACGCCGAAGAGCATCGCTGCGACGACCAGCATCACCCCAGAAAGCAGGAGGGCGAGCA contains:
- a CDS encoding metal-dependent hydrolase, which produces MPSTVVHLALAGLIAAALLGHAFDWRALAIVLALVVIPDLDAFGGLIVPGGHRALLHTLLVPVGLAALVYFDTSVRSSSWLADRLGGHGPRVAWVGILAIGFAGIGPDLFGAGANIFYPVHDQFYAFNGKLELSTQRGLVQTFVDLAPDATDGGGTAVGSTQEVHISSGVDPVRGPEPATVDRVFPIARSGTKLLLVLTSIVVVGIRLVETRLAETDPAK